The following are encoded in a window of Collinsella aerofaciens genomic DNA:
- a CDS encoding DUF1667 domain-containing protein, translated as MSKNATETLQFNCTTCPSECLLTVEVERDANGAVVEVRSVTGNNCPRGDKFAHQELTCPMRVLTTTVAVSGGDEALLPVRTAEAIPLALHAQAMDLIRGVVVEAPIRMGDVVLEDLLGTNIDLVASMNIDRAQVAN; from the coding sequence ATGAGCAAGAATGCGACCGAGACCTTGCAGTTCAACTGCACCACCTGCCCATCCGAGTGCCTCCTGACCGTAGAGGTGGAGCGCGACGCAAATGGCGCCGTGGTGGAAGTTCGCTCCGTGACCGGCAACAACTGCCCGCGCGGCGATAAGTTCGCACATCAGGAGCTCACCTGCCCCATGCGCGTGCTCACGACGACCGTGGCCGTCTCCGGCGGCGACGAAGCCCTGCTCCCCGTGCGCACGGCCGAAGCCATCCCGCTGGCACTCCACGCCCAAGCCATGGACCTCATCCGCGGCGTGGTCGTCGAGGCCCCCATCCGCATGGGCGACGTCGTGCTGGAAGATCTTCTCGGCACCAACATTGACCTAGTCGCCAGCATGAACATCGACCGAGCCCAAGTAGCTAATTAG
- a CDS encoding NAD(P)/FAD-dependent oxidoreductase: MTETFDIAIVGAGITGCAIARQLARYDLSICVVEAANDIALGASKANGGLVHAGYDPTPGTVKAQVNARGCELYGTWAQELGFLFHRTGSMVLGFNDEDLAHLEQLRQNGLANGVPELSIVGPDRIHELEPRASADATCALWCPSTGFVDPFEVAIAALENAVANGVTFMRSAPVEAIEVAGSGGDAHFTLATPAGNVRCRYLINAAGNGAAVISHMAGAEEFQMVWRQGNIVVLDKEPRALMPLYPVPTPVSKGVIVTGTVHGNTVITATAAIREAGDTQTYADDVNALLTGARKLVPDLDTRRVVRAFAGGRPVIQGTNDFFIGQSAVVPGLFQAAGIQSPGVASAPAIAERMELVMRKAGVELHERDDWDPIRHAPDDFDRAPLARKEELIESDPAWGQIVCRCETVPEAEIVAAIRRHPGAVSVEGVKRRCRAGMGRCQSGFCQSRVVAILARELDCDPSEVLLEDAGSWLVEGPLKGVR; this comes from the coding sequence GTGACGGAAACGTTTGATATCGCGATTGTGGGCGCGGGCATTACCGGATGCGCCATCGCGCGGCAGCTCGCGCGCTATGACCTGTCCATTTGCGTGGTCGAGGCGGCTAACGATATTGCGCTGGGCGCGTCGAAGGCCAACGGCGGCCTGGTGCATGCCGGCTACGATCCGACACCTGGCACGGTTAAGGCGCAGGTCAACGCCCGCGGCTGCGAGTTATATGGCACGTGGGCCCAGGAGCTAGGCTTTTTGTTCCACCGCACCGGGTCGATGGTGTTGGGCTTTAACGACGAGGACCTCGCGCATCTGGAGCAGCTGCGCCAGAATGGCCTGGCGAATGGCGTACCCGAGCTGTCGATCGTCGGACCCGACCGCATCCACGAATTAGAGCCGCGCGCCAGTGCCGATGCAACGTGCGCGCTGTGGTGCCCATCGACTGGGTTTGTCGACCCGTTTGAGGTTGCCATCGCCGCGCTGGAGAACGCCGTGGCCAACGGGGTGACGTTTATGCGCTCCGCACCCGTGGAGGCGATTGAAGTCGCGGGGTCGGGCGGAGACGCGCACTTTACGTTGGCGACCCCCGCTGGCAACGTGCGCTGCCGTTACCTGATCAACGCCGCTGGCAACGGCGCCGCAGTCATCTCGCATATGGCAGGCGCCGAGGAATTCCAGATGGTCTGGCGTCAGGGCAACATCGTGGTGCTGGACAAGGAACCGCGCGCACTCATGCCGCTCTACCCCGTTCCCACGCCAGTGTCCAAGGGCGTTATCGTCACGGGCACCGTGCACGGCAACACCGTGATTACCGCGACAGCCGCCATTCGTGAGGCGGGCGACACGCAGACCTATGCGGACGACGTCAACGCGCTGCTGACCGGCGCACGCAAGCTGGTGCCCGATCTGGACACGCGCCGCGTGGTGCGCGCGTTTGCCGGCGGGCGTCCGGTCATTCAGGGTACGAACGACTTCTTTATTGGGCAGTCGGCCGTGGTGCCGGGACTGTTTCAGGCAGCGGGCATTCAGTCTCCGGGCGTGGCGAGCGCGCCGGCCATTGCCGAGCGCATGGAACTTGTGATGCGTAAGGCGGGCGTGGAGCTGCACGAACGGGACGACTGGGATCCGATTCGCCACGCGCCGGACGACTTTGACCGCGCGCCGCTTGCGCGCAAGGAAGAACTCATTGAGTCCGACCCCGCGTGGGGGCAGATTGTCTGCCGCTGCGAGACGGTGCCCGAGGCCGAGATAGTGGCCGCGATCCGACGCCACCCGGGCGCGGTTTCGGTCGAGGGCGTCAAGCGCCGCTGCCGAGCCGGCATGGGTCGGTGCCAAAGCGGCTTTTGCCAGAGCCGCGTGGTGGCGATTCTTGCCCGAGAGCTGGACTGCGACCCCAGCGAGGTATTACTGGAGGATGCCGGATCTTGGCTGGTCGAGGGACCGCTGAAGGGGGTGCGCTAG
- a CDS encoding helix-turn-helix transcriptional regulator encodes MQKNISKEKRTDFSKELAGNIRAVRARADLSQAEVASKLGVSVSIFAKYESGDYIPGADKLLAISQVLGCPPNDLMGWNTDETA; translated from the coding sequence ATACAGAAAAACATCTCTAAGGAGAAACGAACGGATTTCAGTAAGGAGCTGGCGGGGAATATCCGCGCCGTACGCGCCCGAGCTGACCTTTCTCAGGCTGAAGTCGCTTCCAAGCTCGGAGTGAGCGTCAGCATTTTCGCGAAGTACGAGAGCGGCGATTACATTCCTGGAGCCGACAAACTCTTGGCCATCTCGCAGGTTCTTGGTTGTCCGCCCAACGACCTGATGGGCTGGAACACAGATGAGACCGCATAG
- a CDS encoding helix-turn-helix transcriptional regulator — protein sequence MNLRLRERREALGLNQKELAQNVGKSFRTIQSWEREERYPNAELVGALCEVFNTDPNDLLGWYEEHPEDKPTAPAGAEGELITCYRQSTEKRCSKILETARDQAELSQAQAAAPEGEGLEADQVRSA from the coding sequence ATGAACCTTCGTCTAAGAGAGCGCCGAGAGGCCCTGGGGCTAAACCAAAAGGAGCTTGCACAAAATGTCGGCAAGTCATTCCGGACTATTCAGTCTTGGGAGCGCGAGGAGAGGTATCCGAATGCAGAGCTCGTAGGTGCGCTCTGCGAAGTATTCAACACCGATCCCAACGACCTGCTCGGCTGGTACGAGGAGCATCCCGAGGACAAGCCGACGGCGCCGGCGGGCGCGGAGGGCGAGCTGATCACCTGCTACCGGCAGAGCACCGAGAAGAGGTGCTCGAAGATCCTGGAGACGGCACGCGACCAGGCCGAGCTGTCCCAAGCTCAGGCTGCAGCGCCTGAAGGCGAAGGGCTGGAGGCGGATCAAGTAAGGTCCGCGTAG
- a CDS encoding bifunctional folylpolyglutamate synthase/dihydrofolate synthase gives MLRGLWVMAKRSGSYSVPFSFELLSFDEAVGLAADTGRISGDAGPLLETVVDMLDELGRPDEYFDCIQVAGTNGKTSTTRFSAAILHGEGLKTALYTSPQLVRYPERMEVDGCVVSDEAFARGVSAAVEAGHRVNARRVAAGERAYTITPFDLLTAAALVVFAEARVDVAVLEVGMGGRWDATSATDPVAVAITGIGLDHTRILGDTLEAIAGEKAAVIKPGRLVVLGEGTHEPSVQRVMDTRCRECGVVPLVVSHSTTKVPAHVGDTVEFSCTTPRAIYTSSMVKPAYQPQNAACAIMLCEGYLGRELDHDALDASLMGCPTPGRFDVLGTDPLKLIDACHNPQSCENFVSALDEIDPCVENRPTLLCAALADKDVAGIVDVLVPAFPHAVVTQTDSDRALPAEELAALVGADKLAGVYPSVSEALAAFDAAGEPFVAAGTITLAGEVAGLLR, from the coding sequence ATGTTGAGGGGACTTTGGGTTATGGCTAAGCGTTCTGGGTCGTATTCTGTGCCGTTCTCGTTTGAGTTGCTTTCGTTTGATGAAGCTGTTGGGCTTGCTGCTGATACGGGGCGGATTTCTGGGGATGCTGGGCCTCTGCTTGAGACAGTTGTCGATATGCTTGATGAGCTGGGACGTCCGGACGAGTATTTCGATTGCATTCAGGTCGCCGGTACCAATGGCAAGACTTCGACTACGCGTTTTTCGGCTGCCATTCTTCATGGTGAGGGGCTCAAGACCGCGCTGTATACGTCGCCACAGCTGGTACGCTATCCCGAGCGCATGGAAGTCGATGGATGCGTCGTGAGCGATGAGGCATTCGCCCGTGGCGTTTCGGCCGCTGTTGAGGCGGGGCATCGAGTGAATGCCCGTCGTGTGGCGGCGGGGGAGCGCGCCTATACCATCACGCCGTTTGACCTTTTGACGGCTGCTGCACTTGTGGTGTTTGCCGAGGCTCGCGTGGATGTTGCCGTGCTTGAGGTTGGCATGGGCGGACGCTGGGATGCTACGAGTGCGACTGATCCCGTGGCCGTTGCCATTACGGGTATTGGGCTCGATCACACACGTATTTTGGGCGATACGCTCGAGGCCATTGCGGGGGAGAAGGCTGCGGTTATTAAGCCTGGGCGATTGGTTGTTTTGGGCGAGGGCACGCATGAGCCGAGCGTTCAGCGCGTAATGGATACGCGCTGCCGCGAGTGCGGTGTGGTGCCGCTGGTTGTGAGCCATTCCACGACCAAGGTACCGGCGCATGTAGGCGATACCGTGGAGTTTAGCTGTACTACGCCGCGTGCCATCTATACGTCGAGCATGGTCAAGCCGGCGTATCAGCCGCAGAATGCTGCGTGCGCGATTATGCTGTGCGAGGGCTATCTTGGCCGCGAGCTCGACCACGATGCGCTCGACGCTTCGCTTATGGGCTGCCCCACGCCGGGTCGCTTTGATGTGCTGGGAACCGATCCGCTCAAGCTGATCGACGCCTGCCATAACCCTCAGAGCTGCGAGAACTTTGTGAGCGCGCTGGACGAGATCGATCCGTGCGTGGAGAACCGCCCCACGCTGCTGTGTGCAGCGCTGGCCGATAAAGACGTGGCGGGTATCGTTGACGTTCTGGTTCCGGCGTTCCCCCACGCGGTCGTGACCCAGACCGATTCCGATCGCGCCCTGCCGGCAGAGGAGCTCGCTGCCCTGGTGGGTGCCGATAAGCTCGCGGGCGTATACCCGAGCGTGTCCGAGGCCCTCGCTGCCTTCGATGCCGCGGGCGAGCCCTTCGTAGCCGCCGGCACCATCACCCTAGCCGGCGAAGTAGCGGGGCTGCTCCGTTAA
- a CDS encoding double zinc ribbon domain-containing protein, which yields MSKYISELMSPQLMGVVYAFVGFIIALYVLSVVYVFIDARRRGASAYVAWGIIALIPFVGLIAYLVLRPHSYAADREEQELDMALRERQLAQYGTCPQCGAPIEKDFVVCPVCDTQVRNVCPSCHRPLDAHWKVCPYCRTRIQ from the coding sequence ATGTCCAAGTACATCTCCGAGCTCATGTCGCCGCAGCTTATGGGCGTCGTCTATGCCTTCGTCGGCTTTATCATCGCCCTGTATGTGCTGTCGGTCGTCTATGTGTTCATCGACGCTCGCCGCCGCGGCGCCAGCGCCTACGTGGCATGGGGCATCATCGCCCTCATCCCGTTTGTGGGCCTCATCGCCTACCTGGTCTTGCGCCCGCACTCCTACGCGGCCGACCGCGAGGAGCAGGAGCTGGACATGGCCCTGCGCGAGCGTCAGCTTGCCCAGTACGGCACCTGCCCGCAGTGCGGCGCGCCCATCGAGAAGGACTTCGTCGTCTGCCCGGTGTGCGACACCCAGGTTCGAAACGTCTGCCCCAGCTGCCATCGCCCGCTCGATGCGCACTGGAAGGTCTGCCCCTACTGCCGAACTCGCATCCAGTAA
- a CDS encoding DUF3800 domain-containing protein, whose translation MRPLNTNDVRANCEAGSDAAHINEERTTCNVYCDESCVTSSLADDFMAIGGIMCPLDQKREIVRTVDRLRAYYNVQGEFGWKTVCPSRLSFFQALVDLFFSNSELRFRAVVVSRRETNFDDTEEMFQKVYYQVFNNWLDRRDSYRLFIDRRIDERDRVDTLRRCLIDTFQFGNSVKFVEEVESHENDLIQLADLFIGALAASRNGHLQLEGSSAAKLQICRDICRNLNTSTLASYETWPSEQKFNVFHFRGRRNM comes from the coding sequence ATGAGACCGCTAAACACGAATGATGTCCGGGCGAACTGCGAAGCAGGAAGTGATGCCGCGCATATAAACGAGGAGCGCACGACCTGCAACGTTTATTGTGACGAAAGCTGCGTCACATCTTCTCTTGCAGACGATTTTATGGCCATAGGAGGCATCATGTGCCCCTTGGACCAAAAGAGAGAGATTGTAAGGACGGTTGACCGACTCAGGGCCTATTACAACGTGCAGGGAGAATTCGGGTGGAAAACGGTGTGCCCGTCCAGACTTTCCTTCTTTCAGGCTTTGGTTGACCTGTTCTTCTCAAACTCCGAGCTGAGATTCCGCGCAGTCGTTGTCAGTAGGCGCGAGACAAACTTCGATGATACTGAGGAAATGTTTCAGAAGGTCTACTACCAGGTATTTAACAACTGGCTTGACAGGAGAGACTCATACCGCCTATTTATCGATCGCCGCATTGACGAACGTGACCGAGTGGACACATTGAGGAGGTGCCTGATCGACACATTCCAATTTGGCAACTCGGTAAAATTTGTCGAAGAAGTCGAGTCACATGAGAACGACCTCATACAGCTCGCAGACTTATTCATCGGAGCCCTTGCCGCCTCAAGGAATGGACACCTGCAGCTCGAAGGGTCAAGTGCCGCAAAATTGCAAATATGCCGAGACATCTGTCGAAATTTAAATACAAGTACCCTCGCGAGCTATGAGACATGGCCTTCCGAGCAGAAGTTCAACGTGTTCCACTTTCGTGGACGAAGGAATATGTGA
- a CDS encoding NAD(P)/FAD-dependent oxidoreductase: MAEFGSSAIDCDVVEAVQTQVFDVVVIGGGPAGMAAALAAHKAGARVAIVEREQHLGGILRQCIHPGFGLSHFKQELTGPEYAQRFIDQVHATDIALFLNSMVIGIDSGEPAEDTAVHTVTLMSPTGMLQLTGRAVVLAMGCRERTRSEIKTPGSRPAGVFTAGLAQRYINIENLKPGSRAVILGSGDIGLIMARRCTLEGISVEGVYELMPYANGLRRNVKNCLDDFDIPLHLSTTVTRVIGHDRVEAVEVSQVDERLASIAGTERIVPCDTLLLSVGLIPENELSVAAGVELDPRTRGAVVDQSLQTGVPGIFACGNVLHVHDLADNVTTESERAGAAAAAYALGAGAGVVPDCELTVSPAGIAGYALPGRITAVTLTKLNFRVRRPVDTARVRILADGEELFAGKVRAFKPSVMESFPLPAKAIQRALDLGASGIVLSVDPVEEA, translated from the coding sequence ATGGCGGAATTCGGATCGAGCGCGATTGATTGCGACGTCGTAGAAGCCGTGCAAACGCAAGTCTTTGACGTGGTCGTTATCGGCGGCGGACCTGCCGGCATGGCGGCCGCGCTGGCCGCGCATAAGGCAGGCGCACGCGTGGCCATCGTGGAGCGCGAGCAGCACCTGGGCGGCATCCTCCGCCAGTGCATCCACCCCGGCTTTGGCCTGTCGCACTTTAAACAGGAGCTCACCGGTCCCGAGTACGCGCAGCGCTTTATCGACCAGGTGCATGCAACCGATATTGCGCTGTTCCTGAACAGCATGGTGATTGGGATTGATTCAGGCGAGCCTGCGGAAGACACCGCGGTCCACACCGTCACGCTCATGAGCCCCACCGGCATGCTGCAGCTCACCGGACGGGCGGTCGTCCTTGCCATGGGTTGCCGCGAGCGTACCCGCAGCGAGATCAAGACCCCCGGCAGCCGTCCCGCTGGCGTGTTTACGGCCGGCCTGGCGCAGCGATACATCAATATCGAAAACCTCAAGCCCGGCTCGCGTGCCGTCATTTTGGGCTCGGGCGATATCGGGCTGATCATGGCGCGCCGCTGCACGCTCGAGGGGATTTCGGTCGAGGGCGTGTACGAGCTCATGCCGTACGCCAACGGCCTGCGCCGCAATGTGAAGAACTGCCTGGACGACTTTGACATTCCGCTGCACCTGTCCACCACGGTCACGCGCGTGATCGGGCACGACCGCGTGGAGGCCGTCGAGGTAAGCCAGGTCGACGAGCGCCTGGCGTCCATTGCCGGGACCGAGCGCATCGTTCCGTGCGACACGCTGCTGCTTTCGGTGGGATTGATTCCCGAGAACGAGCTTTCGGTTGCCGCGGGCGTGGAGCTTGACCCACGCACGCGCGGCGCCGTGGTGGACCAGAGCCTCCAGACAGGCGTGCCGGGTATCTTTGCCTGTGGCAACGTGCTGCACGTGCATGACCTGGCCGACAACGTGACGACCGAATCCGAGAGGGCTGGCGCAGCTGCAGCGGCGTACGCGCTGGGGGCTGGCGCGGGCGTCGTTCCGGACTGCGAGCTCACCGTCTCCCCTGCCGGCATTGCGGGATACGCGCTGCCGGGACGCATTACGGCTGTGACGCTCACCAAGCTTAACTTCCGCGTGCGGCGGCCAGTTGATACCGCCCGCGTGAGAATCTTGGCCGACGGCGAGGAACTGTTCGCCGGCAAGGTTCGCGCGTTTAAGCCGAGCGTTATGGAAAGTTTCCCACTGCCGGCAAAGGCGATTCAGCGCGCGCTCGACCTGGGTGCCAGCGGGATTGTCCTGTCCGTCGATCCCGTTGAGGAGGCATAG
- a CDS encoding M24 family metallopeptidase codes for MAHVDDQRVARVLDALEAQHPGAQLLVNDPWSIYYLTGFYADMLERFCGVLLARDCEPVIMVNALHQLPEYDNARVAYHTDTDIVTDAIASEIDPAKPLGIDTVMRSGFLMPLMERHAASEFFLGDFAVTAARTYKDAAEQELMRVSSAANDAVMADAIKLVHEGVTEREIADQMLGLYRKHGCEDFSFPPIVSFGANAGDPHHEPDDTVLKRGDVVLFDIGGRHRNYCSDMTRTFFWGEPDEETVRIYDIVRRANEATEALIAPGVRMCDLDRAARDVIEDAGYGEYFTHRLGHSIGLQDHEPGDVSLVNEQVVEPGMTFSIEPGIYLPDRTGVRIEDLALVTENGVEILNAYPHDPVRLD; via the coding sequence ATGGCACATGTCGATGACCAGCGTGTGGCACGCGTGCTCGATGCGCTCGAGGCTCAGCACCCCGGCGCACAGCTGCTCGTAAACGACCCGTGGTCGATCTATTACCTGACCGGCTTTTATGCCGATATGCTCGAGCGTTTTTGCGGCGTGCTGCTCGCGCGCGATTGCGAGCCCGTGATCATGGTCAACGCCCTACATCAGCTGCCCGAGTACGACAATGCCCGCGTCGCCTACCACACCGATACCGATATCGTGACCGACGCCATCGCGAGTGAGATCGACCCAGCCAAGCCGCTTGGCATCGACACCGTCATGCGTTCCGGCTTTTTGATGCCGCTCATGGAGCGCCACGCCGCAAGCGAGTTTTTCCTGGGTGACTTTGCCGTCACCGCCGCACGCACCTACAAGGATGCCGCCGAGCAGGAGCTTATGCGCGTGTCCTCGGCCGCTAACGACGCCGTGATGGCCGATGCGATCAAGCTCGTCCACGAAGGCGTGACGGAACGCGAAATTGCCGACCAAATGCTCGGCCTGTACCGCAAGCACGGCTGCGAGGACTTTAGCTTTCCGCCGATCGTGAGCTTTGGCGCCAACGCCGGCGACCCGCACCACGAGCCCGACGACACCGTACTCAAGCGTGGCGACGTGGTGCTGTTCGACATCGGCGGGCGCCATCGCAACTACTGCTCGGACATGACGCGTACGTTCTTTTGGGGCGAGCCGGACGAGGAGACCGTACGCATCTACGATATCGTTCGCCGCGCCAACGAGGCCACCGAGGCGCTCATCGCACCGGGCGTGCGCATGTGCGACCTGGACCGTGCCGCGCGCGACGTGATTGAGGACGCGGGCTACGGCGAATACTTTACGCATCGCCTGGGTCACTCGATCGGCCTGCAGGACCACGAGCCGGGCGACGTCTCGCTCGTCAACGAGCAGGTCGTAGAGCCGGGCATGACGTTCTCCATCGAACCGGGCATCTACCTCCCCGACCGCACCGGCGTCCGCATCGAGGACCTTGCCCTGGTCACTGAGAACGGTGTCGAGATCCTCAACGCCTACCCCCACGATCCGGTCCGCCTAGACTAG
- a CDS encoding valine--tRNA ligase yields the protein MEEMPKNYDPSTNEPAILQKWLDGGYYKRREGVGDCTVTIPPPNVTGKLHMGHATDDSIQDAIVRMARMRGKSTRWVLGTDHAGIATQTKVDKKLKSEGISRLEIGRDKFVDACWDWTHEYGGIIVEQIKRMGCSVDFDNERFTMDEDYAQAVRKVFCDWYHDGLIYRGKRIVNWCPNCTTAISDDEAEYKDEKGHLWHLRYPLTEPVNGQDYIVVATTRPETMLGDTGVAVSPKDPEKAAFVGKTVMLPIVNREIPIFSDYHVDANFGSGFVKVTPAHDLNDYAMGQAHDLSQINIFDEHAVVVEGYGEFTGMNREVCREAVIKWFEEHGLLDHVEDLDHSVMHCYRCDSALEPWLSEQWFVAVDKLKGPALDAVNSGKVTFHPARWTQTYTTWMENLKDWCISRQLWWGHRIPVFYCEDCGWEDALTEDTDVCPKCGGHHVHQDENVLDTWFSSQLWTFATQGWPQKPELLEGHHPTTALVTARDIIALWVARMVMSSLYFLDEVPFKDVVIYPTILAKDGSRMSKSKGNGVDPMDLIGMYGADAMRFNLLTLCTNNQDVKFDANIDKKTKKLIDSPRTDQAKSFVTKIWNASRFLLMNMEGYTPGEPVVETPADAWMFSRLAKAVKMVTEGIENYTFGDMARGVQQFFWNEVCDWYVEVTKARLKGEGRLQAQRNLIFVLDTSIRLMHPLMPFVTEEIWDNMPASVLDLDAEGNVNRAEALMIAKWPEPADYAKYVDEPAERAFELCRAVVSAARATRSRYRLSPKAELDVVVRAGAEDIEKLESLRSTIEPLANTASLVMGTDVEKPAASIAVVDSGVEVFVVLEGKVDLSAEKARLEKEIAAAQKELAGCEKTLANEGFVAKAAPAVVQKKRDRAAELKEILAALTAQVADFS from the coding sequence ATGGAAGAAATGCCCAAGAATTACGATCCGTCGACCAACGAGCCGGCGATCCTGCAGAAGTGGCTCGACGGCGGCTACTATAAGCGCCGCGAGGGCGTGGGCGACTGCACCGTCACCATTCCGCCTCCCAACGTGACCGGCAAGCTCCACATGGGCCACGCTACCGACGACTCCATCCAGGACGCCATCGTCCGTATGGCTCGCATGCGCGGCAAGTCCACGCGCTGGGTGTTGGGCACCGATCACGCCGGTATCGCCACGCAGACCAAGGTCGACAAGAAGCTCAAGAGCGAGGGCATCAGCCGCCTGGAGATCGGTCGCGACAAGTTTGTCGACGCCTGCTGGGACTGGACCCACGAGTACGGCGGCATCATCGTCGAGCAGATCAAGCGCATGGGCTGCTCCGTCGACTTCGACAACGAGCGCTTCACCATGGACGAGGATTACGCCCAGGCCGTGCGTAAGGTCTTCTGCGACTGGTACCACGACGGCCTGATCTACCGTGGCAAGCGTATCGTCAACTGGTGCCCCAACTGCACCACCGCCATCTCGGACGACGAGGCCGAGTATAAGGACGAGAAGGGCCACCTGTGGCACCTGCGCTACCCGCTGACCGAGCCGGTCAACGGCCAGGACTACATCGTCGTCGCCACCACGCGCCCCGAGACCATGCTCGGCGACACGGGCGTTGCCGTCTCCCCGAAGGACCCCGAGAAGGCCGCCTTCGTGGGTAAGACCGTCATGCTGCCGATCGTCAACCGCGAGATCCCCATCTTCTCCGACTACCACGTTGACGCCAACTTCGGTTCCGGCTTTGTCAAGGTCACACCGGCCCACGACCTCAACGACTATGCCATGGGTCAGGCCCACGACCTGTCGCAGATTAACATTTTCGACGAGCACGCGGTGGTCGTCGAGGGTTACGGCGAGTTCACCGGCATGAACCGCGAGGTGTGCCGCGAGGCCGTCATCAAGTGGTTTGAGGAGCACGGCCTGCTCGATCACGTCGAGGACCTCGACCACTCCGTCATGCACTGCTACCGTTGCGACTCCGCGCTGGAGCCGTGGCTGTCCGAGCAGTGGTTTGTGGCCGTCGACAAGCTCAAGGGACCGGCGCTCGACGCCGTCAACTCCGGCAAGGTCACCTTCCACCCCGCGCGCTGGACGCAGACCTACACCACCTGGATGGAGAACCTCAAGGACTGGTGCATCTCGCGCCAGCTGTGGTGGGGCCATCGCATTCCCGTGTTCTACTGCGAGGACTGCGGCTGGGAGGACGCCCTCACCGAGGACACCGATGTGTGTCCCAAGTGCGGCGGCCATCACGTGCATCAGGACGAGAACGTGCTGGACACCTGGTTCAGCTCGCAGCTGTGGACCTTCGCCACGCAGGGCTGGCCGCAAAAGCCGGAGCTGCTCGAGGGCCATCACCCCACGACGGCGCTCGTCACCGCACGCGACATCATCGCGCTGTGGGTCGCCCGCATGGTCATGAGTTCGCTGTATTTCTTGGACGAGGTGCCGTTTAAGGACGTCGTCATATACCCGACGATCTTGGCCAAGGACGGCAGCCGCATGTCCAAGTCCAAGGGCAACGGCGTTGACCCCATGGACCTCATTGGCATGTACGGCGCCGACGCCATGCGCTTCAACTTGCTCACGCTGTGCACCAACAACCAGGACGTCAAGTTTGACGCGAACATCGACAAGAAGACCAAGAAGCTCATCGACAGCCCGCGTACCGACCAGGCCAAGAGCTTTGTGACCAAGATCTGGAACGCCAGCCGCTTCCTGCTCATGAACATGGAGGGCTACACGCCCGGCGAGCCTGTCGTGGAGACGCCGGCCGACGCTTGGATGTTCAGCCGCCTGGCCAAGGCCGTGAAGATGGTCACCGAGGGTATTGAGAACTACACCTTTGGCGACATGGCCCGCGGCGTGCAGCAGTTCTTCTGGAACGAGGTCTGCGACTGGTACGTCGAGGTCACCAAGGCCCGTCTGAAGGGCGAGGGCCGTCTACAGGCGCAGCGCAACCTGATCTTTGTGCTCGACACCTCCATTCGCCTGATGCACCCGCTTATGCCGTTTGTCACCGAGGAGATCTGGGACAACATGCCGGCGAGCGTGCTCGACCTGGACGCCGAGGGCAACGTGAACCGCGCCGAGGCGCTCATGATCGCCAAGTGGCCCGAGCCCGCCGACTACGCCAAGTACGTCGACGAGCCCGCCGAGCGCGCGTTTGAGCTGTGCCGTGCCGTCGTTTCCGCCGCCCGTGCCACCCGTTCGCGTTATCGCTTAAGCCCCAAGGCGGAGCTCGACGTGGTCGTGCGCGCCGGTGCCGAGGACATCGAGAAGCTCGAGAGCCTGCGCTCCACGATTGAGCCGCTGGCGAACACCGCTTCGCTGGTCATGGGCACCGATGTTGAGAAGCCGGCTGCGAGCATTGCCGTGGTCGATAGCGGTGTCGAGGTCTTTGTGGTGCTCGAGGGCAAGGTTGACCTTTCGGCCGAGAAGGCACGCCTGGAGAAGGAGATCGCCGCGGCCCAGAAGGAGCTTGCTGGCTGCGAGAAGACCCTTGCCAACGAGGGCTTTGTGGCCAAGGCCGCACCCGCGGTGGTCCAGAAGAAGAGGGACCGTGCAGCTGAGCTCAAGGAGATCCTGGCGGCTTTGACTGCTCAGGTTGCTGACTTCTCGTAA